The following proteins come from a genomic window of Galactobacillus timonensis:
- the uxuA gene encoding mannonate dehydratase, producing the protein MEMTLRWYGSRFDTVTLEQIRQIPGVKGVITTLYDKQPGQLWTQEEIHALKQEVEASGLHISGIESVNVSDAIKAAAPGRDADIENYIQTLENLGKEDIHLVCYNFMPVFDWTRTELARKRPDGSTVLAYMQAAVDAINPEKMFDSIAGDMNGTVMPGWEPERLAHVKELFALYKDVDSEALFNNLVYFLKAIMPVCNKYDIKMAIHPDDPAWPVFGLARIINNKANILKVMHAVDDVHNGVTFCSGSYGTSLDNDLPDMIRSLKGRIHFAHVRNLKFNSPDDFEEAAHLSSDGSFDMYEIVKALYDTGFNGPIRPDHGRMIWGEKAMPGYGLYDRALGAAYINGLWEAISKAEERGI; encoded by the coding sequence ATGGAAATGACACTTCGCTGGTACGGCAGCCGCTTCGACACCGTTACGCTGGAACAGATCCGCCAGATCCCGGGCGTCAAAGGCGTCATCACGACGCTCTACGACAAGCAGCCGGGACAGCTGTGGACCCAGGAAGAGATCCACGCCCTCAAGCAGGAAGTGGAGGCTTCGGGCCTGCACATCAGCGGCATCGAGAGCGTCAACGTCTCCGACGCCATCAAGGCCGCTGCACCGGGCCGAGACGCCGATATTGAAAACTACATCCAGACCCTCGAGAACCTCGGCAAAGAGGATATTCATCTGGTGTGCTACAACTTTATGCCGGTCTTCGACTGGACGCGTACCGAGCTTGCCCGCAAGCGTCCGGACGGCTCCACGGTACTTGCTTATATGCAGGCAGCCGTGGATGCCATCAATCCAGAGAAGATGTTTGATTCCATCGCAGGTGATATGAACGGCACCGTGATGCCGGGCTGGGAGCCGGAGCGTCTTGCCCATGTGAAGGAACTGTTCGCTCTCTACAAGGATGTGGACTCTGAGGCTCTGTTCAATAATCTTGTCTACTTCCTGAAGGCAATCATGCCTGTATGCAACAAGTACGATATTAAAATGGCAATCCATCCGGATGATCCGGCATGGCCCGTCTTCGGTCTTGCCCGCATCATCAACAACAAGGCAAACATCCTCAAGGTCATGCATGCAGTGGATGATGTCCATAACGGCGTTACGTTCTGCTCCGGTTCCTATGGAACGAGCCTCGATAATGATCTTCCGGATATGATCCGCTCCCTCAAGGGCCGTATCCACTTCGCCCATGTACGCAACCTCAAGTTCAACAGCCCCGATGACTTTGAAGAAGCAGCACATCTTTCCAGCGACGGCAGCTTCGATATGTATGAAATTGTCAAGGCGCTGTATGACACCGGCTTCAATGGACCGATCCGTCCCGACCACGGACGCATGATCTGGGGCGAAAAGGCAATGCCCGGCTACGGACTCTATGACAGAGCTCTCGGCGCCGCCTATATCAACGGCCTCTGGGAAGCGATCTCCAAAGCAGAAGAAAGAGGGATCTAA
- a CDS encoding AraC family transcriptional regulator — protein MKQRYRSAFQTRQYMLSKDFELYYYSDTDFHTVDVHSHDYYEFYFPMEGDIEMEIRGRRYPMSPSNVILIPPGVAHRAIVHSAASYRRFVFWISKPYVEKLMAEAVEYGYILQRAVRGEQYIYSFSGDAMIEMHQLLLRILEEIHSSSYARDSYIAVLIQQLLLDINRGAYAETHVDENEREADLLERLLAYIDSHLDEDLTLDQIADDLYVSKYYASHVVKQQLGLSLHQYILQKRLRQCALELAQGRPVTKVYLAHGFHDYSSFFRAFKKMYSLPPKDYQDVYQKDPARLDAVD, from the coding sequence ATGAAACAGCGCTATCGCTCCGCCTTTCAGACGCGGCAGTACATGTTATCGAAGGACTTCGAGCTCTATTACTACAGCGACACGGACTTTCATACGGTCGATGTGCATTCCCATGATTACTATGAATTTTATTTTCCGATGGAAGGTGATATTGAGATGGAGATTCGGGGCAGACGCTATCCCATGTCGCCATCCAATGTCATCCTTATTCCGCCCGGTGTCGCGCATCGCGCCATCGTTCACTCTGCCGCATCGTACAGGCGCTTCGTCTTCTGGATCTCGAAGCCCTACGTTGAAAAGCTGATGGCAGAAGCCGTCGAATATGGATATATCCTGCAGCGCGCTGTACGTGGCGAGCAGTATATCTACAGCTTCTCCGGGGATGCGATGATTGAGATGCACCAGTTGCTGTTACGGATCCTGGAGGAGATTCATTCCTCCTCCTATGCACGCGATTCCTATATTGCCGTACTGATCCAACAGCTCTTGCTTGATATCAACCGCGGCGCCTATGCAGAGACGCATGTCGATGAAAACGAAAGGGAAGCGGACCTGCTGGAACGCCTGCTTGCCTATATTGATTCCCATCTCGATGAGGATCTGACCCTGGATCAGATCGCGGATGATCTCTATGTTTCGAAATACTACGCTTCCCATGTCGTCAAGCAGCAGCTTGGTCTCTCACTTCATCAGTACATTCTGCAGAAGCGTCTGCGCCAGTGTGCCCTGGAACTTGCCCAGGGAAGGCCGGTAACGAAGGTCTATCTTGCCCATGGATTTCATGACTATTCCAGCTTCTTCCGCGCCTTCAAGAAGATGTATTCCCTGCCACCCAAAGATTATCAGGACGTGTACCAAAAAGACCCGGCACGGCTCGATGCCGTGGATTAA
- a CDS encoding flavin reductase gives MEKDFREEEFKAFNLFDRQWAIVTAGNIKHFNSCTVSWGSLGDIWGKDGRSIPIVTVYVHPARYTSEFLKDNDTFTVSFYPQSCQKALAYIGSHSGRDEDKVKASGLTPIAVENTVAYKEAELTFVCKKLYQHQFSRDDLAPEVQQYYASSPAIYPDFNGGWQPHIMFIGGITSVIDHRSPSK, from the coding sequence ATGGAAAAGGATTTCAGAGAAGAAGAGTTCAAAGCCTTCAATCTATTTGACAGACAGTGGGCCATCGTAACCGCCGGAAACATCAAACACTTCAACAGCTGCACCGTCAGCTGGGGAAGCCTGGGAGATATCTGGGGCAAAGATGGCCGCAGTATCCCGATCGTAACGGTCTATGTCCATCCCGCCCGCTATACCAGTGAATTTCTGAAGGACAACGACACCTTTACCGTCAGCTTCTATCCCCAAAGCTGCCAGAAGGCACTGGCCTATATCGGATCCCATTCCGGAAGAGACGAAGACAAGGTAAAGGCATCCGGACTCACACCGATTGCTGTTGAAAATACAGTTGCCTACAAGGAGGCGGAACTGACCTTTGTCTGTAAGAAGCTGTATCAGCACCAGTTTTCAAGAGACGATCTGGCACCGGAGGTTCAGCAGTATTACGCATCCAGCCCGGCCATCTACCCGGATTTCAACGGCGGCTGGCAGCCCCATATCATGTTCATTGGCGGCATCACGTCCGTCATTGATCACCGTTCCCCGTCCAAATAA
- a CDS encoding YhfC family glutamic-type intramembrane protease, producing MSSTSAIIVTFIFSIVFPIGLMIWWKKKTGEGIWSFAAGAICFTVFAMILERLLHQAVLGGTSSLARKITASPVLTMVYAALMAGIFEETGRLFGFKVLLKDKKEPSTAIAYGIGHGGIEVILLLGMTYLSLLLAVLGVDFGNTAVNTALLDSARSITFATAAVAMLERISAMMIHIGLSMVVFVAARERKKLWLYPVAILLRRSKFFWGGLEIEVK from the coding sequence ATGTCATCAACCAGCGCAATCATCGTTACATTCATCTTCAGCATCGTCTTTCCCATCGGCCTCATGATCTGGTGGAAGAAGAAAACAGGGGAAGGAATCTGGTCCTTCGCCGCCGGTGCCATCTGCTTTACTGTCTTTGCCATGATTCTGGAACGTCTGCTTCATCAGGCTGTCCTTGGCGGCACCAGTTCCCTGGCCCGGAAGATCACCGCATCACCTGTATTAACCATGGTCTATGCCGCATTGATGGCAGGCATCTTTGAAGAAACCGGAAGACTGTTCGGCTTCAAGGTACTTCTCAAAGATAAGAAGGAACCCTCCACCGCCATCGCCTATGGCATCGGACACGGCGGGATTGAGGTGATCCTGTTACTGGGCATGACGTATCTTTCTCTCTTATTGGCCGTGCTTGGTGTCGATTTCGGCAATACGGCAGTGAACACTGCTCTCTTGGACTCTGCCAGGAGTATTACGTTTGCCACAGCAGCGGTTGCAATGCTGGAGCGTATTTCGGCCATGATGATTCATATTGGTCTTTCCATGGTTGTATTTGTTGCGGCAAGAGAAAGGAAGAAGCTGTGGCTCTATCCCGTCGCCATCTTATTACGGCGATCTAAATTTTTCTGGGGAGGCCTCGAAATCGAAGTGAAATAA
- a CDS encoding ISL3 family transposase produces MSEQSDKQAILEFFNLDTGSVENVIFHNDNGSASVHVLLRPDHPPCPDCGCTLPRVKDYIDKKISHGVFTDRECTIFYHARRYICPVCHRTYYENNPFCFRKQHISALTVENILNDLKIQTETFASVAKRYHISPTTAASVFDAHVKEARRPLPTLMCWDENYAFYHPGENSKYVFVILDFESQEPVDILPSRRKDYLLSYFLKIPVEERKRVKMIATDMYSEYRAIIRQLFPKAYHSVDHYHVSQELSRKADSVRIRVMKQTPKYIEGTKTQTNEYYLLKTFNWMIFKRLDARDKDGKKLFDPGHPRKMNRKLNRFLNYYEIKAMIEAVHPDLKKAWDLKDDVVDFYDNCTYDTAPQELNKLIQSFAASGIPEMKEFSRTLISWREEIINSFIVVKQRHTVDKDTGQVVVSDIKLNNGLMENRNSIIKTIKKAANGYTNWDRFRNRCLYVLRKSSRPLLNPVIPPKKVKQ; encoded by the coding sequence ATGTCCGAACAATCTGATAAACAGGCCATTCTTGAATTCTTTAACCTCGATACAGGCAGTGTGGAGAATGTCATCTTCCATAATGACAATGGCAGTGCGTCTGTCCATGTTTTACTGCGGCCGGATCATCCGCCTTGTCCCGATTGCGGCTGTACCCTGCCAAGGGTTAAGGACTACATTGACAAGAAGATAAGCCACGGCGTCTTTACTGATCGTGAGTGCACCATCTTCTATCATGCCCGCAGGTACATCTGTCCTGTCTGTCATCGAACGTACTATGAGAACAATCCATTCTGTTTCAGGAAGCAGCACATCTCCGCCCTCACGGTTGAAAACATTCTGAACGATTTGAAGATTCAGACCGAGACCTTCGCTTCCGTCGCTAAGCGGTATCACATCTCTCCCACAACCGCTGCCTCCGTCTTCGATGCCCACGTAAAGGAGGCGCGAAGACCTCTGCCCACATTGATGTGCTGGGATGAGAACTACGCATTTTATCATCCGGGAGAGAACTCAAAATATGTGTTCGTTATTCTCGACTTTGAGTCACAGGAGCCGGTGGATATCCTGCCAAGCAGAAGAAAAGATTATCTGCTCAGCTACTTTCTCAAAATCCCAGTGGAAGAGCGAAAGCGCGTCAAAATGATTGCCACGGACATGTATAGTGAATACCGCGCCATCATACGTCAGCTGTTCCCTAAGGCCTATCATTCCGTTGACCATTATCATGTCAGCCAGGAGCTCTCCAGAAAGGCTGACAGCGTCCGGATCAGAGTAATGAAGCAGACTCCAAAATATATTGAAGGCACAAAAACACAAACCAACGAGTATTATCTGCTGAAGACATTCAACTGGATGATATTCAAGCGGCTGGACGCCAGAGACAAAGATGGTAAAAAGCTGTTCGATCCCGGCCATCCAAGGAAAATGAACCGCAAGCTGAACCGGTTCCTCAATTATTACGAAATTAAAGCCATGATCGAAGCCGTTCATCCCGATTTGAAAAAGGCATGGGACCTCAAGGATGACGTTGTGGACTTCTATGACAACTGCACTTACGATACTGCTCCCCAGGAGCTGAACAAACTGATTCAGTCCTTCGCAGCCAGTGGTATTCCGGAAATGAAAGAGTTCTCCCGCACCCTGATCAGCTGGAGAGAGGAGATCATCAACTCATTCATTGTCGTAAAGCAGCGTCATACAGTCGATAAGGACACAGGCCAGGTGGTAGTGTCCGACATAAAACTGAATAACGGATTGATGGAGAACCGGAACTCAATCATCAAGACGATCAAAAAAGCAGCCAACGGATATACCAACTGGGACAGATTCCGCAACCGCTGCCTCTATGTGCTCAGGAAGAGCTCCCGGCCATTGTTGAACCCTGTCATTCCGCCAAAGAAGGTTAAGCAATGA
- a CDS encoding DUF6431 domain-containing protein, with the protein MECSDPVLDPETGLSMNHCGTARRCVKTPEGSYWIWIPVVVSSNGRHHRVLPDFLVPYKHYSVQTIESALDNDLDLDRYSLPSDSSVYRWNKWLDKLIVQLRIFLKLVDPPDSLLQQLRVLFRRDVRRAPEYDSSSGWVAGINLCLNRPNDFDLGLS; encoded by the coding sequence ATGGAATGCAGCGATCCTGTTTTGGATCCTGAAACAGGCCTGTCAATGAATCACTGTGGAACAGCCAGAAGATGCGTTAAAACGCCAGAAGGTTCTTACTGGATCTGGATCCCTGTCGTCGTCTCTTCCAACGGACGACATCACCGTGTCCTCCCTGATTTCCTTGTCCCTTACAAGCACTACTCGGTGCAGACCATCGAATCGGCTCTGGACAATGATCTGGATCTTGATCGTTATTCGCTTCCTTCCGATTCTTCCGTTTACCGTTGGAACAAATGGCTCGATAAGCTCATTGTGCAGCTCCGGATTTTCCTGAAGCTGGTTGATCCGCCTGATTCGCTGCTTCAACAGCTTCGTGTTCTATTCCGGCGTGATGTCCGCCGGGCTCCAGAATATGATTCTTCCAGTGGCTGGGTGGCCGGAATCAATCTCTGCCTGAATAGGCCAAATGACTTTGACTTGGGCCTTTCCTGA
- a CDS encoding Fic family protein, whose translation MIDYTKLENRLRKQGITRSQLGKRLGISSRTIAKIAKGQKLSKNVLERIGAFLQCFPQDLYEEKSDNRLLQTLREEKAAGISGGIYHELQVKMTYNSCHMEGIRLSEEQTRMIFETNMIDAGDGIRVDDILETVHHFRAIDYCIDHAEEPLSEDIIKQLHYILKHDIKDSTLPWFAVGDYKKRANVVGGTETTAPEKVTGAVQELLASYLRKDTVTIEDIIAFHAEFEMIHPFQDGNGRVGRLIAFKECLKNNIVPFIIKDSKKSFYYRGLSKWNSEKGYLIGTCLDGQDTISALLDMFRVPTESSQK comes from the coding sequence ATGATCGACTACACCAAACTGGAGAACAGATTAAGAAAGCAGGGAATTACCAGGTCGCAGCTTGGCAAGCGCCTTGGTATTTCATCGCGGACAATTGCCAAGATCGCAAAGGGGCAGAAGCTTTCCAAGAATGTTCTTGAAAGAATCGGTGCCTTTCTGCAATGCTTTCCACAGGATCTCTATGAAGAGAAGTCAGACAATCGTTTGCTTCAGACTCTCAGAGAAGAGAAAGCTGCGGGAATCTCTGGCGGCATCTATCATGAGCTGCAGGTAAAGATGACCTACAATTCCTGCCACATGGAAGGAATCCGGCTGAGTGAAGAACAGACGCGGATGATCTTTGAAACCAACATGATCGATGCAGGGGACGGGATCCGGGTGGATGATATTCTTGAAACCGTTCATCATTTCCGGGCGATTGATTACTGCATCGATCACGCAGAGGAGCCGCTGTCGGAAGACATCATCAAACAGTTACATTACATTCTGAAGCACGATATCAAGGACTCGACGCTTCCCTGGTTTGCCGTTGGTGATTATAAGAAGCGGGCGAATGTCGTCGGCGGAACAGAAACAACCGCCCCAGAAAAAGTTACCGGCGCAGTCCAAGAACTTCTGGCTTCATATCTTAGGAAGGATACAGTGACCATTGAAGATATCATCGCTTTCCATGCGGAGTTCGAGATGATTCATCCATTTCAGGATGGAAACGGAAGAGTGGGAAGACTGATTGCGTTCAAGGAATGCCTGAAGAACAATATCGTTCCCTTTATTATTAAAGACAGCAAGAAGAGCTTCTATTATCGCGGTCTGTCCAAGTGGAACAGTGAAAAAGGATATCTGATCGGTACCTGTCTTGATGGTCAGGATACAATTAGCGCCCTGCTTGATATGTTCAGAGTTCCAACCGAAAGCTCACAGAAGTAA
- a CDS encoding ATP-binding protein, translating to MNNDRYRRRLIDDKIDTYLKAFGAVCIEGPKWCGKTWTSEHHASSEIKLQEPSDNYQNRRLAELSPLMVLQGESPRLIDEWQEVPPIWDAVRSEVDKTGVKGQFILTGSATPNRKNIRHSGAGRIARIHMMPMSLYEAGYSDGKISLKDICYGKTDNVMTGEVDLKDLIDFILRGGWPDNIGIPLNIASLVPWQYVEAIIADDASRIDGVQRDTLKMRRLLKSLARNESTTATNQTLIRDIKDQDGAEITAKTVNDYLNVFDRLFLLNDQPAYASSMRSSVRVKQQAKRHFCDPSIAASLMNCTPDNLMNDLNTLGFLFEGLVERDLGIYADTFDGKLYHYQDYKGREIDAVIELPDGNWCGFEIKLGAGEIDAGASNLLRISNEFAEDPKAKKPQALCVVCGMSNAAYRRPDGVYVVPITSLKD from the coding sequence ATGAATAATGACAGATACCGCCGGCGTCTGATTGACGATAAAATCGATACTTATCTTAAGGCGTTTGGCGCCGTATGCATCGAAGGACCAAAGTGGTGTGGAAAGACATGGACTTCCGAACATCACGCCTCAAGTGAGATCAAACTCCAGGAACCATCCGATAATTACCAGAACCGCAGACTCGCCGAACTCTCGCCTTTGATGGTCTTACAAGGTGAGAGCCCCAGACTGATCGACGAGTGGCAGGAAGTTCCTCCGATCTGGGATGCTGTTCGCTCCGAAGTGGACAAGACTGGTGTGAAGGGACAGTTTATTCTGACAGGTTCAGCAACTCCAAACCGAAAAAATATCAGGCACAGCGGAGCTGGCAGAATTGCAAGGATTCATATGATGCCGATGTCTCTCTATGAGGCTGGTTATTCCGATGGAAAAATTTCTCTGAAAGACATCTGCTATGGAAAAACGGATAATGTTATGACTGGCGAAGTGGACCTTAAAGATCTGATTGATTTTATTCTGCGAGGCGGCTGGCCGGACAATATTGGCATTCCTCTCAATATTGCCTCACTGGTTCCATGGCAATATGTTGAAGCAATCATCGCAGACGATGCCTCCCGCATAGATGGCGTTCAACGCGACACATTAAAAATGCGCCGCCTGCTCAAATCTCTTGCAAGAAACGAGAGCACGACAGCGACAAATCAGACCCTGATTCGTGACATCAAAGATCAGGATGGTGCCGAAATAACGGCCAAGACTGTTAACGATTATCTGAATGTATTCGATCGGCTTTTTCTTCTGAATGATCAGCCTGCATACGCTTCATCAATGCGCTCCTCTGTTCGCGTCAAACAGCAGGCAAAGCGCCATTTCTGCGACCCATCCATTGCAGCATCATTAATGAACTGCACCCCTGACAACCTGATGAATGATCTGAACACTCTGGGGTTTCTTTTCGAAGGCCTTGTCGAACGCGACCTTGGAATTTACGCCGATACTTTCGACGGCAAACTGTACCATTACCAGGATTACAAGGGACGTGAGATCGATGCAGTGATCGAGCTGCCGGATGGAAACTGGTGCGGATTTGAAATCAAGCTTGGCGCAGGTGAAATTGACGCCGGCGCTTCAAATCTTTTAAGAATCAGTAATGAATTTGCAGAAGATCCAAAAGCCAAAAAGCCGCAGGCACTCTGTGTCGTCTGTGGCATGTCAAATGCGGCCTATCGCCGGCCGGACGGAGTGTATGTGGTTCCAATCACTTCACTGAAGGATTGA
- a CDS encoding DUF554 domain-containing protein has product MNIGIVIDCCSVLLGGLIGSVIKDHLSDSFKTQLTKVLGLSSMGMGVAAIVLMEHMPAVIFALIIGTSIGLIIHLGKLINSGAVMINNLVSKSETDTDRSEMMVTAVVLFCASGTGIYGALTAGMSGDSSILIAKSMLDLFTAMIFACTLGRSVSLIAIPQFIILEALYLLAGVIVPLTTPSMINDFKACGGFIMLATGFRMVKLLDFPIADMLPAMILVMPFSALWTSIF; this is encoded by the coding sequence ATGAACATTGGTATTGTTATTGACTGCTGCTCGGTACTTTTGGGCGGTCTGATTGGATCCGTAATCAAGGATCATCTCTCCGATTCCTTCAAGACACAGCTGACGAAGGTTCTCGGTCTTTCTTCGATGGGCATGGGTGTTGCGGCCATTGTGCTGATGGAACATATGCCTGCCGTTATCTTCGCTTTGATTATCGGTACTTCGATCGGCTTGATCATTCATCTTGGTAAGCTGATCAATTCCGGTGCCGTTATGATAAATAACCTTGTCAGTAAAAGTGAAACAGACACTGACCGAAGCGAGATGATGGTTACAGCTGTGGTTCTCTTCTGTGCCAGCGGCACCGGTATCTATGGCGCATTGACGGCCGGTATGAGCGGCGATTCGAGCATCCTTATTGCCAAGAGTATGCTTGATCTCTTTACGGCGATGATCTTTGCCTGTACGCTTGGCAGAAGTGTTTCTCTGATCGCGATTCCGCAGTTCATTATTCTTGAAGCTCTGTATCTTCTTGCCGGTGTGATCGTACCTTTAACAACACCTTCGATGATCAATGATTTCAAGGCCTGCGGAGGCTTCATTATGTTAGCGACAGGCTTCCGTATGGTGAAGCTGCTCGATTTCCCCATTGCGGATATGTTACCGGCGATGATCCTGGTCATGCCGTTCTCTGCACTTTGGACAAGCATCTTCTGA
- a CDS encoding MurR/RpiR family transcriptional regulator: MDPFTNMEMHKSSFTQNDQRIYEAITANPQQVTYLSTNKLAEKLGVSQPALTRFIKMLGYQKYQDFRSDITGWLARREVTGTSERLSYFERMEHLIKEAENVLTDDLITDTANYILKADRIFASGIGKSINPAWLMQALFRKNDCFVTPCLLDSLSELADHAGANDLFVIFSVSAQKEIMDRIKGTSANILLITCNAAHNYQNSVSRTVVLPFLPPDPELCSVSPVLFDMFVELLDSAITRIRSERND, from the coding sequence ATGGATCCCTTTACAAACATGGAGATGCACAAATCGTCATTTACCCAGAACGATCAGCGCATTTATGAGGCCATTACCGCCAATCCCCAGCAGGTCACCTATCTTTCGACCAATAAGCTGGCGGAGAAGCTCGGCGTCTCGCAGCCGGCTCTGACGCGCTTCATCAAGATGCTCGGCTATCAGAAGTACCAGGACTTCCGTTCCGATATCACAGGCTGGCTGGCAAGGCGCGAAGTGACCGGTACTTCGGAGCGTCTCTCCTACTTTGAGCGGATGGAACATCTGATCAAAGAGGCAGAGAACGTTCTGACGGACGATCTCATTACTGATACGGCAAATTACATCCTGAAGGCGGACCGCATCTTCGCCTCCGGCATCGGGAAAAGTATAAATCCTGCCTGGTTGATGCAGGCACTGTTCCGTAAGAATGACTGCTTCGTAACGCCGTGCCTCTTAGATTCGCTGAGTGAGCTGGCGGACCATGCCGGTGCCAATGATCTCTTTGTCATCTTCTCCGTTTCGGCGCAGAAGGAAATCATGGATCGGATCAAGGGTACCTCTGCCAATATTCTTCTGATTACCTGCAACGCTGCGCATAACTATCAGAACAGTGTGAGCCGTACCGTTGTGCTTCCCTTCCTGCCGCCGGATCCGGAGCTGTGCTCCGTTTCGCCGGTGCTGTTTGACATGTTTGTTGAGTTGCTTGATTCTGCGATTACCCGTATCCGTTCGGAAAGGAATGACTGA
- a CDS encoding PTS transporter subunit EIIC: MAGKYDATAAKITELVGGKDNITSLTHCITRLRFILKDSSKVDKEGLEKTQYVLKVVEAGGQIQVVVGNKVDGIYDAIIETQGISGGGLVDADGKDTGEKKGWLNSLMDTISGILVPTLAVLTAAGIIKGVVSFLALDNIGVLDPNGGVYMLLYAIGDGFYYFMPILLGFSAARKFHCNEYMGATIGAALVYPAMVNIASTLQPAGTLFANSSFAMTYYNTFFGIPIVMPGAGYTSSVFPVIVAVYVASKIEKWCKAHLNENIRGIFTPIITMIVTVALAYIVIGPVLNVVSVCIELLIEALFNIPVVGGIIAGAVIGGGFGVLVLFGMHWVIIGLALGLIAQNGYDYIMACGGIGPMIGMFQGLAICWACRKNKKVRDLAIPATISQICGVGEPLMYSILIPIKKLFLVNILGGCVGGAVIGALKTKMYMFGGSGLFGIFNYAGGGGMQDIIKYLIGIAVGGIFAIVATLMVYDDDEATRVLG; the protein is encoded by the coding sequence ATGGCTGGAAAATATGATGCCACAGCCGCCAAGATCACGGAACTGGTCGGCGGAAAAGACAACATTACATCTTTGACACACTGCATTACACGTCTGAGATTCATTCTCAAGGATTCATCCAAGGTAGATAAGGAAGGCCTCGAAAAGACGCAGTATGTCCTCAAGGTCGTTGAAGCCGGCGGACAGATTCAGGTCGTCGTCGGCAACAAGGTTGACGGCATCTACGACGCCATCATCGAGACACAGGGGATTAGCGGCGGCGGACTCGTCGACGCCGATGGCAAGGATACAGGCGAAAAGAAGGGCTGGCTCAACAGCCTCATGGACACGATCTCCGGCATCCTGGTACCGACACTCGCCGTTCTTACCGCTGCCGGTATCATCAAGGGTGTTGTATCGTTCCTGGCGCTCGATAACATCGGTGTCCTCGATCCTAATGGCGGCGTATATATGCTGCTGTATGCGATCGGTGACGGCTTCTATTACTTTATGCCGATTCTGCTTGGCTTCTCGGCAGCCCGCAAGTTCCACTGCAACGAGTATATGGGCGCAACCATCGGTGCCGCCCTCGTTTATCCGGCAATGGTCAACATCGCTTCAACGCTGCAACCGGCAGGTACACTGTTTGCTAACAGTTCCTTCGCAATGACCTATTACAATACCTTCTTTGGTATTCCGATTGTCATGCCGGGAGCAGGATATACTTCCAGCGTCTTCCCGGTCATCGTCGCTGTCTATGTCGCATCGAAGATCGAGAAGTGGTGCAAGGCACACCTCAATGAAAATATTCGCGGCATCTTTACGCCAATCATCACAATGATCGTCACGGTCGCTCTTGCCTATATCGTGATTGGACCGGTTCTGAATGTCGTTTCCGTATGCATCGAGCTGCTCATTGAAGCTCTCTTCAACATTCCGGTTGTCGGTGGCATCATTGCCGGTGCTGTGATCGGCGGCGGCTTCGGTGTCCTGGTTCTCTTCGGTATGCACTGGGTCATCATCGGCCTTGCCCTTGGTCTCATTGCCCAGAACGGCTATGACTACATCATGGCCTGCGGCGGTATCGGACCGATGATCGGTATGTTCCAGGGTCTCGCCATCTGCTGGGCATGCCGCAAGAACAAGAAGGTCAGAGACCTTGCCATTCCTGCTACGATCTCCCAGATTTGCGGCGTCGGTGAGCCTCTGATGTATTCCATCCTGATTCCGATCAAGAAGCTCTTCCTTGTCAACATCCTCGGCGGCTGTGTCGGCGGCGCAGTGATCGGCGCCCTCAAGACGAAGATGTACATGTTCGGCGGCAGCGGCCTCTTCGGTATCTTCAATTACGCCGGCGGCGGAGGTATGCAGGATATCATCAAGTACCTCATCGGTATCGCAGTAGGCGGAATCTTCGCTATCGTAGCGACCCTGATGGTGTATGACGATGACGAAGCCACAAGAGTTCTTGGCTGA